A portion of the Citrobacter rodentium NBRC 105723 = DSM 16636 genome contains these proteins:
- a CDS encoding 5-formyltetrahydrofolate cyclo-ligase, with product MTQHSELPLSRHDIRRMIRQRRRALTPEQQLESGQRAATRMLAYPPMTMARTVAVFLSFDGELDTQPLIEQLWRAGKRVYLPVLHPFSRGNLLFLHYHPQSELVTNRLKIQEPKLDVREVLPLADLDVLVTPLVAFDEYGQRLGMGGGFYDRTLQNWQQHGLTPVGYAHDCQRVAKLPVEEWDVPLPAVVTPSKVWEW from the coding sequence ATGACGCAACATTCCGAACTTCCTTTATCACGACACGATATCCGCCGCATGATCCGGCAGCGTCGTCGCGCGCTGACGCCTGAGCAACAGCTTGAGTCCGGTCAACGCGCCGCAACCCGAATGCTGGCCTACCCGCCGATGACGATGGCGCGCACGGTCGCCGTGTTTTTGTCGTTTGATGGCGAACTCGACACACAGCCGCTGATTGAACAACTCTGGCGCGCGGGCAAGCGCGTTTATCTGCCGGTTCTCCATCCCTTCAGCCGCGGTAATCTGCTGTTTTTACACTATCATCCGCAAAGTGAACTGGTAACAAACCGCCTGAAAATTCAGGAGCCGAAGCTGGACGTACGCGAGGTGCTGCCGCTTGCGGATCTGGACGTGCTGGTGACGCCGCTGGTGGCGTTCGACGAATACGGTCAGCGTTTGGGTATGGGCGGCGGCTTTTACGATCGTACGTTGCAAAACTGGCAGCAGCATGGCTTAACGCCGGTAGGGTATGCGCACGATTGTCAGCGAGTCGCAAAGCTGCCGGTGGAAGAGTGGGATGTTCCGCTGCCTGCGGTGGTGACGCCGTCGAAAGTGTGGGAGTGGTGA
- the serA gene encoding phosphoglycerate dehydrogenase — protein MAKVSLEKDKIKFLLVEGVHQKALDSLRAAGYTNIEFHKGALDAEQLKASIRDAHFIGLRSRTHLTEEVINAAEKLVAIGCFCIGTNQVDLTAAAKRGIPVFNAPFSNTRSVAELVIGELLLLLRGVPEANAKAHRGVWNKLAAGSFEARGKKLGIIGYGHIGTQLGILAESLGMHVFFYDIENKLPLGNATQVQHLSDLLNMSDVVSLHVPENASTKNMMGAKEIALMKPGSLLINAARGTVVDIPALCDALATRHLAGAAIDVFPTEPATNSDPFTSPLCDFDNVILTPHIGGSTQEAQENIGLEVAGKLVKYSDNGSTLSAVNFPEVSLPLHGGRRLMHIHENRPGVLTALNQIFAEQGVNIAAQYLQTSAQMGYVVIDIEADEDVAEKALQAMKAIPGTIRARLLY, from the coding sequence ATGGCAAAGGTATCGCTGGAGAAAGACAAGATTAAATTTCTGCTGGTTGAAGGCGTGCACCAGAAGGCGCTGGATAGCCTTCGTGCGGCAGGTTATACCAACATCGAATTTCACAAAGGGGCGCTGGATGCGGAGCAGCTGAAAGCGTCCATCCGTGATGCCCACTTTATTGGCCTGCGATCCCGTACCCATCTGACCGAAGAGGTGATTAACGCGGCGGAAAAGCTGGTGGCTATCGGCTGTTTCTGCATCGGCACTAACCAGGTCGATCTGACCGCGGCGGCAAAGCGCGGTATCCCGGTATTTAACGCCCCGTTCTCCAACACCCGCTCCGTGGCGGAACTGGTGATTGGCGAGCTGCTGCTGCTGCTGCGCGGCGTGCCGGAGGCGAACGCCAAAGCGCATCGCGGCGTGTGGAATAAACTGGCGGCGGGTTCATTTGAAGCGCGCGGTAAAAAGCTGGGGATTATCGGTTACGGCCATATCGGCACCCAGTTGGGGATCCTGGCGGAGTCGCTGGGGATGCACGTTTTCTTCTATGACATTGAAAATAAATTGCCGCTGGGGAACGCCACCCAGGTTCAGCATCTGTCCGATCTGCTCAATATGAGCGATGTGGTCAGCCTGCACGTGCCGGAAAACGCCTCGACCAAAAACATGATGGGCGCAAAAGAGATCGCCCTGATGAAACCGGGATCGCTGCTGATCAATGCCGCGCGCGGTACGGTGGTGGACATTCCGGCGCTGTGCGATGCGCTGGCGACCAGACATCTGGCCGGTGCGGCCATCGACGTTTTCCCGACCGAACCGGCGACCAACAGCGATCCGTTCACCTCGCCGCTGTGCGATTTTGACAACGTGATCCTGACCCCGCACATCGGCGGCTCCACCCAGGAAGCGCAGGAAAACATCGGTCTGGAAGTGGCCGGTAAGCTGGTTAAATATTCCGATAACGGCTCCACGCTGTCGGCGGTTAACTTCCCGGAAGTGTCGCTGCCGCTGCACGGCGGACGTCGTCTGATGCACATCCACGAAAACCGTCCGGGCGTACTGACCGCGCTGAACCAGATCTTCGCCGAACAGGGCGTCAACATCGCCGCGCAGTATCTGCAAACCTCGGCGCAGATGGGTTACGTGGTTATCGATATTGAAGCGGATGAAGACGTGGCGGAAAAAGCGCTACAGGCAATGAAAGCCATTCCGGGCACCATTCGCGCGCGTCTGCTGTACTGA